Proteins encoded by one window of Microbacterium testaceum:
- a CDS encoding ABC transporter permease, whose protein sequence is MTLYVLRRFLNYAVLSLLATCLAYVLGSALLRPQDRFYGMNPRPPQESIIASLDALGANPDVPILVRLWNWLVNLFTKFSLGTTIGGQDVMTEIATRAGTSLRLLLIGSLIGAIVGVLIGVWGAVRQYRAPDQVTTYASYLVFATPTFVIGVLLMIGATNLNNAAGTQLIRFTGEYTAGVEGFWPMIADRAVHLLLPTLALVLISAASYSRYQRSMMLDVLGADYIRTARAKGLPRTQALFRHGVRIALIPMSTFFAYSFGTLIAGSTMLEIVFSWRGMGQFQLNAVTQQDINAVAGSTLFVAVLVLLSSTLSEVLYAALDPRVRS, encoded by the coding sequence ATGACGCTGTACGTTCTGCGACGGTTCCTGAACTACGCCGTCCTGAGCCTGTTGGCGACGTGCCTCGCGTACGTCCTCGGCAGCGCGCTGTTGCGACCCCAGGACCGCTTCTACGGCATGAACCCCCGGCCGCCCCAGGAGTCGATCATCGCGAGCCTCGACGCCCTCGGTGCCAACCCCGACGTGCCGATCCTCGTCCGCCTGTGGAACTGGCTGGTCAACCTGTTCACGAAGTTCTCTCTCGGCACCACCATCGGCGGCCAGGACGTGATGACCGAGATCGCGACGCGCGCCGGCACGAGCCTGCGCCTGCTGCTGATCGGCTCGCTCATCGGCGCGATCGTCGGCGTGCTCATCGGCGTGTGGGGTGCGGTGCGCCAGTACCGGGCCCCCGACCAGGTGACCACGTACGCCTCGTACCTCGTCTTCGCGACCCCCACCTTCGTCATCGGCGTGCTGCTGATGATCGGCGCGACCAACCTCAACAACGCCGCCGGAACGCAGCTCATCCGCTTCACCGGCGAGTACACCGCCGGTGTCGAGGGGTTCTGGCCGATGATCGCCGATCGGGCGGTCCACCTGCTGCTGCCGACGCTGGCGCTCGTGCTCATCAGCGCCGCGTCGTACTCGCGCTACCAGCGGAGCATGATGCTCGACGTGCTCGGTGCGGACTACATCCGCACCGCCCGCGCGAAGGGCCTGCCTCGCACGCAGGCGCTCTTCCGCCACGGCGTGCGCATCGCCCTGATCCCGATGTCGACGTTCTTCGCGTACAGCTTCGGCACGCTCATCGCCGGTTCCACCATGCTCGAGATCGTCTTCTCGTGGCGGGGCATGGGGCAGTTCCAGCTGAACGCCGTGACCCAGCAGGACATCAACGCCGTCGCCGGATCGACGCTCTTCGTCGCCGTGCTGGTGCTGTTGTCATCGACCCTGTCCGAGGTGCTCTACGCCGCACTCGACCCGAGAGTGAGGAGCTGA
- a CDS encoding PH domain-containing protein has translation MTRDERFRGTGHPRVFRAPSSIFGLILGVVLALVLLGDAALRAGVGEMLLLAPWVLLALWAVYALLFAPHVRIDAEGIRIHNPLRIADIAWARVADIDMRWQLEVRTDEPRVVKAFGGPVAGRPGRPSIRRDDERGRREPPAIRDLQLIQEAWETARPTASKTGVVRRSWDIPSVISLLVLICWVIIALFI, from the coding sequence GTGACGCGCGACGAGCGCTTCCGGGGCACGGGACACCCGCGGGTGTTCCGTGCCCCGTCGTCGATCTTCGGCCTGATCCTGGGCGTGGTGCTCGCGCTCGTTCTCTTGGGGGATGCCGCGCTGCGCGCCGGGGTGGGCGAGATGCTCCTGTTGGCGCCCTGGGTGCTGTTGGCGCTGTGGGCGGTCTACGCCCTGCTGTTCGCCCCGCATGTGCGCATCGACGCCGAGGGCATCCGCATCCACAATCCTCTGCGCATCGCGGACATCGCGTGGGCGCGCGTCGCCGATATCGACATGCGCTGGCAGCTCGAGGTCCGCACCGACGAACCCCGCGTCGTGAAGGCCTTCGGCGGCCCCGTGGCGGGTCGTCCGGGTCGTCCCTCGATCCGTCGTGACGATGAGCGAGGACGGCGCGAGCCTCCCGCGATCCGCGACCTGCAGCTCATCCAGGAAGCATGGGAGACGGCGCGCCCGACCGCGTCGAAGACCGGCGTCGTCCGCCGGTCGTGGGACATTCCCTCGGTCATTTCCCTGCTGGTTCTGATCTGCTGGGTTATTATCGCTTTGTTCATCTGA
- a CDS encoding ABC transporter permease → MTMQEEALDGTLVATSPVTRDRKPLSRGALVRSRLRKMPRFWVGASILVFIVLWAFIGPLLYPYDSTQRDFLNVGLGPTQLHWFGTNGIGQDIYAQTLVGLQKSLIIGALAGIGATLIAAAVGSLAGYLGGKIDAVIGWLIHLLLVIPSFFILVLLSPLTRGLSWLALTFFLAVFSWMILAQVVRNQTRSLRNRDFVRAARYMGMPTRQILGRHIIPNIASLLIIDATLGIVAAIMAETSLSYFGFGVQAPDVSLGTLLASGTSAAVTRPWLFVYPAGVLIVLLLAISLIGDALRDAIDPTSGANRD, encoded by the coding sequence ATGACCATGCAGGAAGAAGCCCTCGACGGAACGCTCGTCGCCACGAGCCCTGTCACCCGCGACCGCAAACCGCTGTCGCGCGGAGCGCTGGTGCGCTCGCGACTTCGCAAGATGCCCCGCTTCTGGGTGGGCGCGAGCATCCTCGTCTTCATCGTGCTGTGGGCCTTCATCGGCCCGCTGCTCTACCCCTACGACTCGACCCAGCGCGACTTCCTGAACGTGGGCCTCGGGCCGACCCAGTTGCACTGGTTCGGGACGAACGGCATCGGGCAGGACATCTACGCGCAGACGCTTGTGGGTCTGCAGAAGTCGCTCATAATCGGCGCTCTGGCGGGCATCGGCGCCACGCTCATCGCGGCGGCCGTCGGATCCCTCGCAGGCTACCTGGGCGGCAAGATCGACGCGGTCATCGGGTGGCTCATCCACCTTCTGCTCGTCATCCCGTCGTTCTTCATTCTGGTGCTGCTGAGTCCGCTGACCCGCGGACTGTCGTGGCTCGCCCTCACGTTCTTCCTCGCGGTGTTCAGCTGGATGATCCTCGCTCAGGTCGTCCGCAACCAGACCCGGTCCCTGCGCAACCGCGACTTCGTGCGCGCGGCGCGGTACATGGGCATGCCGACCCGGCAGATCCTCGGCCGCCACATCATCCCCAACATCGCGTCGCTGCTCATCATCGACGCGACCCTCGGCATCGTCGCGGCCATCATGGCCGAGACCTCGCTCAGCTACTTCGGTTTCGGCGTCCAGGCGCCCGACGTCTCGCTCGGCACGCTGCTCGCGTCGGGGACGTCGGCCGCGGTGACCCGCCCGTGGCTGTTCGTGTACCCCGCCGGCGTGCTGATCGTGCTGCTCCTGGCCATCAGCCTCATCGGCGACG